The Geothrix oryzae DNA window CTGCGCCCGGGCCGCAAGCCGAATCTGTGGCGGCGATGGACGGCCGTCCTGGGACCCCTCACCGAAAAGTCGCCCCGCTGGGTCACCGAAGGCTACGCCACCCTCATCGAAGGCAAGCTCACGGGCAGCGGCCGGCCCCACAGCGCCATCCGCGCCGCGGTGCTGCGCCAGTGGGCCCTGGAGGGCAAGCTCCCCACCTACGAGGCCCTGAGCCGCACGGACGGCTTCCTCGGCGGCAGCATGGCCTACTTGGGGGGGAGCGCCTACCTGGCCTGGCTGGAGACGAAGTCCGCGGATCCGAAGGTCCTGCAGGGGCTGTGGACCCGCCTGGCCGGAACGCGCAATTTCGAGGCCGCCTTCACAGCCACCTTCGGATTCGGCCCCAAGGACGGCTACCAGCGCTTCTGCGCCGAGCTGACCCACAGCGCCCTGGAGCTGGAGCGCCGGGCCAAGGCGCAGGGCCTGCGTGAAGGCGAGGTCTTCACCCGGCTCAACGGCTGGGTCAGCGACCTGGCCCTGAGCCCCGACGGCACGAAGCTCCTGGCCCGGGTGCTGGATCCGAAACACCCCGGCCTCTACCTCTGGGATCTGAACGCTCCAAGGCCCGCCGCCAAAGCCACGGCCCCAGCTACAGGCTCGGACGAGCCCCCCGACCATGCCCCCGCCACCCCCACCGTGGCCCCCACGCGGCGGGTGCCCCGCCTGCAGGGCGCCCTGCCCTGGAAGCCGGTCTGGCTCGGAGCCGACACCGTGGGCTTCCAGCTCCGCCTGCCCAACGAAGAAGGCGTGCTGCAGGCCCAGCCGTACCGCTGGACCCTCGGCACCAGCGTCCGGCCCGGAAAGTTCACCCCGCCCGCCCCGGCGAAGGGGGACCCGGGATGGAAGGACATCGACGGCATCTGGAACCTCGTGGACACCCAGGGGCGGACCCTCACCCGGACCCTGGCCGCCGCGTGGAACCCCGTGGCCACGCCGGACGGCAAATGGATCTACTTCACGCGGCTCACCGCCTCCGGCGTCGAGATCCGCCGCCTGGAGGCCACGCCGCCGCCGCCCGCGGCTCCACCGCCGTCCTGGATGGATCCGGCGCCCCTGGTGGCGGGCGTCATCCTCTCTCCTCCCGACGAGCCCAGCCCCCTGCCCGCCCCGGTGCCCGTCGAGCCCCATCCGTATCGCGTCGGCGAAAGCCACGACACCTTCGCCCTCGCCGGGTACAGCGCCACGCCCTCGGGCTTCAGCGCTCAGCTCGGCCTCGGAGGCAATGACCTGCTCCACCGCCTCAACTGGCAGGTCCTGGCGGGGCTGGGCGATGGCGCTGGCCCCCGGGGGGGCATGGCGGGGATGGCCTGGCGCGGGTGGCGGTGGGCCCCCTCCCTTCAGGCCTTCTCGCTCCTCGAACGCTCTTCGAGCCAGCGCTTCACGCCGGCCGCGGGCTTCGACCGCGAACGCCGGGGCGCCGAGCTGGCCTTCGAGCGGGAGGACCTGGGCCGGCCCCGGGCGCGCATCCGGCCCGTGGTGGCCTTCGAGCGCGTCGAAAGTCCGGACGGACAGACCACCCATCGGTCCCTCGGAGGCGTGGAGGCGGGTCTGGGCAACCACTGGAGCCGCGACGATCAGGGCTTCCTGCTGAGCGCCGCCGCCCGCGAGCAGCACGGCCGCACGGCGGGCCAGACCTGGAACCTGACCCGGGCCGCCCTCACCCTGGGCTGGCTCAATCCGTGGAGCCCCCTCACGGTGCGGCTGGAAGAAGGGCGGATCACGGGCGACCCCACTGCCCTCGACCGCTTCCACCTGGGGGGCGTGGCCACCTCGCTGCTGCCCGTGGCCCTGGATGCCAACCGCGCGACCCAGGCCGCGCTTCCGGCCTACACCGCCACGGGGGACCGTCTCCGCCGCCTCCGCGGCGAGCTGGGCCTCGGCCCCCTGGAGGCCTACCTCGAGCATTCGACGGTGTGGGACGGGGCCCAGCCCCGGCCCGCCGCCCAGCGCGTGGCGGGGCTGGAGCTGGACAGCCGTCGCCTGGGCCTGCCCCTGGATGTGCTGCGCCGCCTGAGCGGCAACCTGAGCTTCACCCTGGGCCTGCATCGCCCCTTGGACGGGCCGATGAAGCACCGTACTGTGGGGACCCTCAGCGTGATCGTGAGACCGTAGTACCTCTGTTGAGCCCTTGATGCCCTTCCTGATCTCGCTCGTCCTCATCTTCCTGGTCCAGTGGCTGCACCTGCGGCTGCTCCGCCTGGAGGTGGCCGCCCCCTACCGGCGCTGGCTGCCCTGGATCCTGGGCCTGATCCATGTGCCCCTGGTGCTCTTCGCGGGCCTCCGCATCCTGGGTCTGGGCGGCCACGGCGCCCTGCCATGGCTGCGGACGCTGGCCCGGGCGGGCTTCTACTTCCAGGCCTTCACGGTCCTGCACCTACTGGCCGGCATGCTGGCCGAGGGCGCCTGGCGGTTCTGGCAAAGGAACCGCCCGGAGGAGGCCGGGGAAGGCGTGGGTGAGGGCGCCGTGGACCTGAGCCGCCGGGCCTTCCTGCAGACCGCCGCCCTGGCGAGCACGGGCGCCGCCGTGGCCCTGGGGGCCGGAGGCGCACGGCAGGCCTACGGCGATCCCGAGATCACCCGCCGCGCCCTCAGCTTCCCGGACCTCCCCGAGGGACTGGACGGCCTCCGCCTCGCCCACCTCAGCGACCTCCACGCCGGTCCCCTGGTGAGCCCGAACCTCCTCCACCGATGGCGGGAGCTGACCGAGCGCGAGCGACCGGACCTGCTGCTCTTCACGGGCGATCTCGTCGACAGCCGCCCCGACGAGCTGGAACCGCTGCTGGAGGCCTTCCGCGGCTTCTCCCCGCCCCTGGGCACCTTCGCGATCCTGGGCAACCACGACTACTTCGACGATCCGCGCCCCATCTGGCGGGATCTTGAAGCCGAGGGCATCCGCTGCCTGGAAAACGCCTCGACGCTGATCCGACGGGACGGCGCCACCCTCGCCCTCCTCGGCCTCCAGGATCCGATGGCGCGGAACGGGCGCTTCCGCCGCATGGTCTTCGGACCGGGGCCGCGCCCGGCCGAAGCGGCCCGGGACCTGCCCGCCGAGGCCTTCCGCATCTGCATGAACCACCGCCCCAGCGAGTGGGAGCGCGCGCTGGAGGCCGGCGCCCGTCTCACGCTCTCAGGCCACACCCACGGGGGCCAGATCAACCCCATCCCCGGCTTCAGCAGCGCGCACCTCATCGGCCCCCGCACGGACGGGCTCTACCGACAGGGTGACGACCTGCTCTATGTGAGCCGCGGGCTCGGCGTGGTGGGCCTGCCCATCCGCATCGCCGCCCCCCCGGAGATCGCCATCCTCACGCTGAAGCGGGGGCCGATGGCGCCCGGAACCAGATCCTAAGGATCGAAGCGGTCCAGGAGCGCGGGAGGGAGGCGGGGGCACGCCTCTTCCGGTCGCGGGAACAGGTGCGTACGGAAGCGGGCAATCAAGTCGTACGCGCCGTCCCGGAGGGGCGGGGACACGACCGCCAGCAGGCGGGCCCCCACCGCCCAGGCACCACCCAGGGCGCGCAGCAGGTGGATCACGGCGTCCGAGCGCGTCAGGGGGCGACTCCCAGGAGGAAGCACCACCAGGCTGTCCGGCAGGCCCCGCCGGTCCACCTCGGGGACCTGCCGCTGGAAGGTGGCTCCCCCCAGGGGGGCGAACCGGATGCGGCCCGCCGCATCGCGCCGGGCGATGAAGCGCACCGCGGCATGGCAGAAGCCGCAGCCACCGTCGTAGAAGAGGCGGGTCGGCCCCGAAGCAAGCTCCAAAGCAGGCTCAGGAGCGGGCCCGGAGGTCAGCCCTTGATCAGCACCCACAGCCCCACCGCGATGAAGGCGCATCCCGCGGCCCACTTGATGGCGGCCTCCGGGATGTAGCGGAACAGGACGCCGCCCAGGGCCACGCCGATGGCCGTGGCGCAGACCAGGGCCGCGCTGGCGGCGAGGAACACGGTCCAGATCTGGCCGCTGCGCACGGTCGCCGTCATGGCCGCCAGCTGAGTCTTGTCGCCCACTTCCGCGAGAAACACGGTGGCGAAGGTGGTCCAGAAGAGGGAGCGGTTCATGAGGCCTCGCAGATCGTGACGAAGGATCATGGTACCGGACTGCCATACTGGCCGGATGGTGCTCGATCACTTCGACCTTCCCACGACCTTCGTGGACACGCCCGAGAAGCTGCAGGAGGCCCTCCCTCTGTGGCACGCGGCCGGCGTGCTGTCCGTGGACATTGAGTGCAGCCTCACGGGCATGCACCACTGCGTGCTGGCCCTCATGCAGGTGGCCACGCACGACCAGGCCTGGCTGGTGGATCCCCTGGCCCTCGATGACCTCATGCGGCCCGCCCTGCAGGCCATGGCCCAGGTGCCTTGGATCGTCCACGACTTCTCCGGCGACGGCATCGTGTTCAAGCGGATCTACGATGTGGTGCCCGACAGCATCTTCGACACCATGCTGCTGTCCCGCGCGCTCGGCTATCCGCAGCCCGGCCTCAAGACCATGGCCAAGCTCAAGCTGGGCCTGGACATCCCCAAAGAGGAGCAGGACTCCAATTGGATGCTGCGCCCCCTGCGGGACGCCCAGATCAGCTACGCCAGCCGCGATGCGGCCCTGCTCTTGCCCCTGCTGCGCATCCTGGCCGACGAGGCCGACGCGCAGCGGGAGCACCCGGAGATCGGCCCCCGGCTCGCCAGCCTGCCCAAGGAGATGCGGCACCTGCTGAAGCGCGTGCGGGCCTATGTGCCTCCCAAGCACGACCCCGTGGTGGACAAGGTCAGGTACCTGGGCGAGCTGGCCGTGGAACGGGCCAAGAAGCTCACGGCCCTGCGCTGGGCCTGGGGCAACGAGGGCGATGTGGCGGCCGTCATGGAGCTGGGCAACCGCTGGCTCACGGCTCGCCTGGCGCATCCCCCGGCCACCAGGGAGGCCCTGGAGCGCACCATCCCCAACCCGCGTTTCCGCCGCAAACGCGCGGAAGCTCTCTGGGAGGTCTTCCGCGAGGGGGGACTTGAAACTCAGGAGGACGCTGATTCGTCCGATGGATTGATCTGGAACAACACCGAGCGACCATGACCACGACCGATGACGGCATCCTCCTCACCTTTCCCAAGGGCCTCCTGGGCTTCCCCCAGCTGACGACCTTCCGGCTCTTCGAGCCCCGGGACGGCTATCCCCTGAAGTTCCTCCAGTCCGTGGAGTCTCCGGAGATCGCCTTCACCTGCCTGGATCCGGCCGGCATCCAGGAGGACTACGCCGTGCCCCTGGGCGACGAGGACGCCGAGGCCCTGGGCCTCGAGGTCCCGGAGGACGCCTTGATCCTGACCCTCGTGGTGATTCCCGAGGATCCCCGGCGCATGACCACGAACCTGGCCGGGCCCCTGGTCGTCAATGTGAAGACCCGCGTGGGCTTCCAGATCGCGCTGAACGCTGAGAAATACCCCCTGCGATTCCCGATCCTCCCCCAGGACTGACCCACCATGCTCGTCATCACGAGGAAGCCGGATCAATCCATCGTCATCGGGGGCGAGGTGGAGGTCATCGTCCTGGGCATCACGAAGGAAGGCGTCCGCCTGGGTATCAAGGCCCCTCGAAGCGTCCAAGTTCATCGACGCGAGGTATTTGAAGCCATCGCAGCCGAGAACAAGGCCGCCACCGAGGCCCGGACCCCGGTCCAGGATGCCGCGGCCCTCCTCCGGGCGGCTCAAGTCCGCAAGCCAAGGGTCCGATAAGGCCCACTGAGGTTCCCGTGGACATCACCCTCGCCGCCATCTCCGCCCAGAAGCAGCTCCAGACCCAGAACGAGGTCGTGGTCAGCGTGCTCAAGAAGGTCATCGACATCCAGGCCGAGCAGGGGGCCGACATGGCCAAGCTGGTGGCCCAGGCGGGCGGCACCGGTCAGCGGGTGGATCTCTACGCCTGAATTCCAGGCCTAAATTCCAGGCCTAGAGCCCAGGCCTGCAGGGCCCAGGGGGCTATTTCAGGTAGGGCGCCAGGTACTTCCCCGTCACGCTGGTCTTCTTCCGCGCCACCTCTTCGGGCGTGCCCACGGCGATGACGCGGCCGCCCTCGCCGCCGCCCTCGGGACCGAGGTCGAGGATCCAGTCGGCGGTCTTGATCACATCGAGGTTGTGCTCGATGACGATGACCGTATTCCCGGTCTCCACGAGCCGGTTGACCACTTCCAGCAGCTTCTGGATGTCCTTCAAATGCAGGCCCGTGGTGGGTTCGTCCAGGATGTAGACCGTGCGGCCCGTGGGGCGCTTGCTCAGCTCCTTGCCCAGCTTCACGCGCTGCGCCTCGCCCCCTGACAGCGTGGTGGCGCTCTGGCCCAGGCGGATGTAGCCCAGGCCCACATCCATGAGGGTCTGCAGCTTGTTGGCCAGCACCGGAATGGGCGCGAACAGCTCCAGCGCCTCCTCCACGGTCAGGTTCAGCACATCGGAGATGCTCTTGCCCTTGTAGTGGATCTCCAGCGTCTCGCGGTTGTAGCGCTTGCCCTTGCACTGCTCGCAGGTCACATACACATCCGGGAGGAAGTGCATCTCGATCTTGAGGACGCCGTCGCCCTCGCACTTCTCGCAGCGGCCGCCCTTCACATTGAAGCTGTAGCGGCCCGGCGCGTAGCCGCGGGCCTTGCTCTCGGGCAGCTGCGCGAACAGCTCCCGGAGCGGCGTGAAGAGGCCCGTGTAGGTGGCCGGGTTGCTGCGCGGCGTGCGGCCGATGGGCGCCTGGTCGATGTCGATGACCTTGTCCACGGCCTCCAGGCCCTTGATGGCCTTGTGCCTCCCGACGATGTGCACGCCCTGGTGCAGCTGGTTGGCCAGGGCCTTGTAGAGAATCTCGTTCACCAGCGTGCTCTTGCCCGAGCCGCTCACGCCGGTGACGCAGGTGAAGAGGCCGATGGGGAAGTCCGCGTCCACCTTCTTGAGGTTGTTCTCCTCGGCGCCCAGCACGGAGAGGTGTCCGCGCTTGGCCTTGCGCCGGGTGCGGGGCACGGAGATCGCGTCGCGGCCCGACAGGAAGTCGCCCGTCACGGAGCCCGGCGTGCGGCGGATCTCGTCCGGCGTGCCCTGGGCCACCACCTGGCCGCCGTGCTCTCCGGCGCCGGGCCCCATGTCCACCACATGATCGGCGGCGAGGATGGTCTCCAGATCGTGCTCCACCACCAGCACGGAGTTGCCCAGGTCGCGCATCTCCTGGAGGGTGCGGATGAGCTGCAGGTTGTCGCGCTGGTGCAGGCCGATGCTGGGTTCATCCAGCACATAGAGCACGCCCTGGAGCTTGCTGCCGATCTGCGTGGCGAGGCGGATGCGCTGACCCTCGCCGCCGGACAGGGTGGCCGCACTGCGGTCCAGCGTGAGGTAGCCGAGGCCCACATCGTCGAGGAACCCCAGCCGCTCGCGGACTTCCTTCAGCACCTTCTCGGCGATGACGGCCTCCTTGCCTTCCAGCACCAGGTCCGCGAACCACTTCCGGGCATCGCGCACGCTCTGCGAGACCACCTGGGCGATGTTCTGCCCCCCCACATACACCGCCAGCACTTCGGGTTTCAGGCGCAACCCGGCGCAGGCCTCGCAGGGGACGACGCGCATGGACTCCTCCAGCTCCGCGCGGATCTCCTCACTGGTGGTCTCGCGGTAGCGGCGCTCGAGGTTGCCGACGATGCCCTCGAAGTGGTGGACGAAGTCGTAGCGGTTCTTCTTGTTCTCGTAGGTGAAGCGCATCTCCTTCTCGGTGCCGTGCAGCAGCAGGCGCCGGATGTCCGCGGGCAGCTTCTTCCAGGGCATGTCCAGGCTGAATTTCGCCTTGCGGGCCAGCTGGTCCAGCATCTGCGAGCGCCAACCATCCTCGGACACGCTCTTCCAGCCGCTGGCCTGGATGGCGCCCTCGTTGATGGAGAGGGCCGGGTTCGGAATGATCAGCTCTTCCGCGAACTGGCGCTTGAAGCCCAGGCCGTCGCAGGTAGGGCAGGCGCCGTACGGCGTGTTGAAGGAGAAGGAGCGCGGCTCCAGCTCGGGCAGGCCCTGGCCGAACCTCCCGCACTTCGGGTTGTTGCAGGCCAGCTTGCTGGAGAAGAGGGTCTCAGTCCCATTCAGGTCCATCAGCGCCGAGCCTTCCGCCAGGTTGCAGGCGATCTCCAGGCTGTCGGCCAGCCGCGACTGGATGGAGGGGCTCACCTTCAGGCGGTCGATGACCACCTCGATGGTGTGCTTCTTCTGCTTGTCCAGGTCGGGCACGCCCTCGGTGAGATCCAGCATCTGTCCGTTGACGCGGGCCCGGATGTAGCCGCGCTTCATGAGGTCCTGGAGCAGCTTCTTGTACTCGCCCTTCCGGCCCCGCACCACGGGCGCCAGGATCTCCAGCTTGGCGCCCTCGGGCTGGCTCAGGATCTGGTCCGCCATCTCCTGGATGGTCTGGCTGGCGATGGCCTTCCCGCAGGCCACGCAGGTGGGCTTGCCCGTGCGCGCGAAGAGCAGGCGCAGGTAGTCGTAGATCTCCGTCACCGTGGCCACGGTGGAGCGGGGGTTCTTGCTGGTGGTCTTCTGCTCGATGGAGATGGCGGGCGAGAGGCCCTCGATGCTGTCCACATCGGGCTTTTCCATCTGGTCGAGGAACTGGCGGGCGTAGGCCGACAGGCTTTCCACATAGCGCCGCTGGCCCTCGGCGTAGAGGGTGTCGAAGGCGAGGCTGGACTTGCCCGAGCCCGACAGCCCCGTGATCACCACCAGCTGGTTCCTCGGCAGGCTGAGGTCGAAGTTCTTGAGGTTGTGCTCGCGGGCACCCTTGATGTGAATGTGTTCCATGGTCATTCCAGTTTACGCCATTTTTTCGCTTTCGCGATTTGTGTCTAGAATCATGGGATGCACCCAGCCGAACTGGCGATCCTGCTCCACCGGGCCCTGGAGGTCCGGCTGGCGGGGCTGCAGGCGCTGCTGGCCCCGGCGGACTGGGCCGAAAACATGGAACAGCTGCACCAGGTGCGCGTCTCCGCCCGGCGCCTCGGCGCGGTGCTCGACCTGGTGGATGCCGAGGCCTACCCCGGCCACAAGAGCCGGCGCCGGGCCCTGAAGGATCTGGTGGATGTCCTCGGCCTGCCCCG harbors:
- a CDS encoding metallophosphoesterase codes for the protein MPFLISLVLIFLVQWLHLRLLRLEVAAPYRRWLPWILGLIHVPLVLFAGLRILGLGGHGALPWLRTLARAGFYFQAFTVLHLLAGMLAEGAWRFWQRNRPEEAGEGVGEGAVDLSRRAFLQTAALASTGAAVALGAGGARQAYGDPEITRRALSFPDLPEGLDGLRLAHLSDLHAGPLVSPNLLHRWRELTERERPDLLLFTGDLVDSRPDELEPLLEAFRGFSPPLGTFAILGNHDYFDDPRPIWRDLEAEGIRCLENASTLIRRDGATLALLGLQDPMARNGRFRRMVFGPGPRPAEAARDLPAEAFRICMNHRPSEWERALEAGARLTLSGHTHGGQINPIPGFSSAHLIGPRTDGLYRQGDDLLYVSRGLGVVGLPIRIAAPPEIAILTLKRGPMAPGTRS
- a CDS encoding thiol-disulfide oxidoreductase DCC family protein, whose amino-acid sequence is MELASGPTRLFYDGGCGFCHAAVRFIARRDAAGRIRFAPLGGATFQRQVPEVDRRGLPDSLVVLPPGSRPLTRSDAVIHLLRALGGAWAVGARLLAVVSPPLRDGAYDLIARFRTHLFPRPEEACPRLPPALLDRFDP
- a CDS encoding TMEM165/GDT1 family protein produces the protein MNRSLFWTTFATVFLAEVGDKTQLAAMTATVRSGQIWTVFLAASAALVCATAIGVALGGVLFRYIPEAAIKWAAGCAFIAVGLWVLIKG
- the fliW gene encoding flagellar assembly protein FliW is translated as MTTTDDGILLTFPKGLLGFPQLTTFRLFEPRDGYPLKFLQSVESPEIAFTCLDPAGIQEDYAVPLGDEDAEALGLEVPEDALILTLVVIPEDPRRMTTNLAGPLVVNVKTRVGFQIALNAEKYPLRFPILPQD
- the csrA gene encoding carbon storage regulator CsrA — encoded protein: MLVITRKPDQSIVIGGEVEVIVLGITKEGVRLGIKAPRSVQVHRREVFEAIAAENKAATEARTPVQDAAALLRAAQVRKPRVR
- a CDS encoding YjfB family protein — encoded protein: MDITLAAISAQKQLQTQNEVVVSVLKKVIDIQAEQGADMAKLVAQAGGTGQRVDLYA
- the uvrA gene encoding excinuclease ABC subunit UvrA, whose product is MTMEHIHIKGAREHNLKNFDLSLPRNQLVVITGLSGSGKSSLAFDTLYAEGQRRYVESLSAYARQFLDQMEKPDVDSIEGLSPAISIEQKTTSKNPRSTVATVTEIYDYLRLLFARTGKPTCVACGKAIASQTIQEMADQILSQPEGAKLEILAPVVRGRKGEYKKLLQDLMKRGYIRARVNGQMLDLTEGVPDLDKQKKHTIEVVIDRLKVSPSIQSRLADSLEIACNLAEGSALMDLNGTETLFSSKLACNNPKCGRFGQGLPELEPRSFSFNTPYGACPTCDGLGFKRQFAEELIIPNPALSINEGAIQASGWKSVSEDGWRSQMLDQLARKAKFSLDMPWKKLPADIRRLLLHGTEKEMRFTYENKKNRYDFVHHFEGIVGNLERRYRETTSEEIRAELEESMRVVPCEACAGLRLKPEVLAVYVGGQNIAQVVSQSVRDARKWFADLVLEGKEAVIAEKVLKEVRERLGFLDDVGLGYLTLDRSAATLSGGEGQRIRLATQIGSKLQGVLYVLDEPSIGLHQRDNLQLIRTLQEMRDLGNSVLVVEHDLETILAADHVVDMGPGAGEHGGQVVAQGTPDEIRRTPGSVTGDFLSGRDAISVPRTRRKAKRGHLSVLGAEENNLKKVDADFPIGLFTCVTGVSGSGKSTLVNEILYKALANQLHQGVHIVGRHKAIKGLEAVDKVIDIDQAPIGRTPRSNPATYTGLFTPLRELFAQLPESKARGYAPGRYSFNVKGGRCEKCEGDGVLKIEMHFLPDVYVTCEQCKGKRYNRETLEIHYKGKSISDVLNLTVEEALELFAPIPVLANKLQTLMDVGLGYIRLGQSATTLSGGEAQRVKLGKELSKRPTGRTVYILDEPTTGLHLKDIQKLLEVVNRLVETGNTVIVIEHNLDVIKTADWILDLGPEGGGEGGRVIAVGTPEEVARKKTSVTGKYLAPYLK